A section of the Apodemus sylvaticus chromosome 10, mApoSyl1.1, whole genome shotgun sequence genome encodes:
- the Npw gene encoding neuropeptide W, with protein sequence MAGLRPPPGRRGTARPGSRRTRPFRRRHCSSRQPPRLAEVRTATSARPEAIVTNRLVSSILGSSDVLGDRNPVLVLTCQGAINVSTLASSREVRGPGPGALGPLLPLLLLLLLLPLPASAWYKHVASPRYHTVGRASGLLMGLRRSPYLWRRALAGAAGPLARLPGPVAARSALLLPSPGQEPWEVRSRTSRAGLPVHAPRSPPDLEGVRQPEQSLSLHSWISEESAARAFGETLRAQPWSLQQIVFADPVRPDDQPKN encoded by the exons atggCCGGGCTCCGGCCCCCTCCCGGCCGGCGCGGCACGGCGCGGCCTGGCTCCCGGCGGACCCGCCCCTTCCGCCGACGTCACTGCTCCTCCAGGCAACCGCCCCGCCTGGCGGAAGTGCGCACAGCGACTTCCGCCCGGCCTG AAGCTATAGTCACCAACCGACTGGTCTCCTCCATCCTCGGGAGCTCCGACGTTCTCGGAGACAGAAACCCTGTTCTTGTCCTAACCTGCCAAGGGGCCATCAACGTGAGCACGCTGGCGTCGAGCAGAGAAGTGCGGGGCCCTGGGCCCGGGGCTCTCGGGCccctgctgccgctgctgctacTTCTGCTCTTGCTACCGCTGCCCGCCAGCGCCTGGTACAAGCATGTGGCGAGTCCCCGCTATCACACAGTGGGTCGTGCCTCGGGGCTGCTCATGGGGCTGCGCCGCTCGCCCTACCTGTGGCGCCGTGCCCTGGCCGGGGCCGCTGGACCACTCGCCCGGCTCCCAGGACCGGTCGCCGCCCGCAGCGCTCTCCTGCTTCCTTCACCCGGGCAGGAGCCGTGGGAGGTGCGAAGCAGGACCTCACGGGCAGGGCTTCCCGTCCATGCACCCCGGAGTCCGCCGGACCTGGAGGGAGTCCGCCAACCAGAGCAGTCGCTAAGCCTTCATTCCTGGATCTCAGAGGAGTCCGCTGCTAG AGCCTTCGGAGAGACGCTTCGTGCCCAGCCATGGTCCCTGCAGCAAATTGTGTTTGCCGATCCTGTCAGGCCCGACGACCAGCCCAAGAACTGA
- the Nherf2 gene encoding Na(+)/H(+) exchange regulatory cofactor NHE-RF2 isoform X2: MAAPESLRPRLCRLVRGEQGYGFHLHGEKGRRGQFIRRVEPGSPAEAAALRAGDRLVEVNGVNVEGETHHQVVQRIKAVEGQTQLLVVDKETDEELCRRQLTCTEEMAHRGLPPAHNPWEPKPDWACSGGLGSDTGQKDVNGPPRELRPRLCHLRRGPQGYGFNLHSDKSRPGQYIRSVDPGSPASHSGLRAQDRLVEVNGQNVEGLRHAEVVARIKAQEDEARLLVVDPETDEYFKRLRVVPTEEHVEGPLPSPVTNGTSPAQLNGGSVCSSRSDLPGSEKDHEDGAWKRDPFQESGLHLSPTAAEAKEKARATRVNKRAPQMDWNRKREIFSNF, encoded by the exons ATGGCCGCGCCGGAGTCGCTGCGGCCCCGCTTGTGTCGCCTGGTGCGCGGCGAGCAAGGGTACGGCTTCCACCTGCATGGCGAGAAAGGCCGCCGTGGCCAGTTCATCCGGCGCGTGGAGCCAGGCTCCCCAGCCGAGGCGGCCGCGCTGCGCGCCGGGGACCGCCTGGTTGAGGTCAACGGCGTCAACGTAGAGGGCGAGACGCATCACCAG GTGGTACAGAGGATCAAGGCTGTGGAGGGACAGACCCAGCTGCTTGTGGTGGACAAGGAGACAGATGAGGAGCTCTGCCGGCGGCAACTGACCTGCACAGAGGAGATGGCCCATCGAGGGCTTCCGCCAGCCCACAACCCCTGGGAGCCAAAGCCGGACTGGGCATGCTCGGGCGGCCTTGGCTCGGACACTGGCCAGAAG GATGTCAATGGACCCCCAAGAGAGCTGCGTCCCCGGCTCTGCCACTTGCGAAGGGGACCCCAGGGCTACGGGTTCAACCTGCACAGTGACAAGTCCCGGCCTGGCCAATACATCCGCTCTGTGGACCCCGGCTCTCCCGCCTCTCACTCTGGCCTCCGGGCCCAGGACCGGCTTGTTGAG GTGAATGGTCAGAATGTGGAGGGGCTGCGCCATGCAGAGGTTGTCGCCAGAATCAAGGCGCAGGAGGACGAGGCCCGGTTGCTGGTAGTTGATCCCGAGACTGATGAATACTTCAAGCGGTTGCGGGTCGTACCCACCGAGGAACATGTAGAAG GTCCACTGCCATCACCAGTCACGAACGGGACCAGTCCTGCCCAG CTCAATGGCGGCTCCGTGTGCTCGTCCCGAAGCGACCTGCCAGGCTCAGAGAAGGACCACGAG GACGGTGCCTGGAAACGAGACCCCTTCCAGGAAAGTGGTCTCCATCTGAGCCCCACAGCAGCAGAGGCCAAGGAGAAGGCTCGGGCCACTCGGGTCAACAAGCGGGCACCACAGATGGACTGGAACCGGAAGCGAGAGATCTTCAGCAACTTCTGA
- the Nherf2 gene encoding Na(+)/H(+) exchange regulatory cofactor NHE-RF2 isoform X1 yields MSPPIPREPGPQWEVDKWGDSLSWSKNSGHSRLATCCHHSSPLPMARSRTTMPPASSPGAPPVNSQLGLVQDVNGPPRELRPRLCHLRRGPQGYGFNLHSDKSRPGQYIRSVDPGSPASHSGLRAQDRLVEVNGQNVEGLRHAEVVARIKAQEDEARLLVVDPETDEYFKRLRVVPTEEHVEGPLPSPVTNGTSPAQLNGGSVCSSRSDLPGSEKDHEDGAWKRDPFQESGLHLSPTAAEAKEKARATRVNKRAPQMDWNRKREIFSNF; encoded by the exons ATGTCCCCACCCATCCCCAGGGAACCTGGGCCACAGTGGGAGGTAGATAAGTGGGGTGACAGTCTCAGCTGGTCCAAGAACTCTGGCCACTCCAGGCTGGCCACCTGCTGCCACCACTCCTCGCCACTTCCCATGGCTAGGTCCAGAACTACCATGCCGCCTGCCTCGTCCCCAGGAGCCCCTCCTGTGAACTCTCAGCTGGGGCTTGTGCAG GATGTCAATGGACCCCCAAGAGAGCTGCGTCCCCGGCTCTGCCACTTGCGAAGGGGACCCCAGGGCTACGGGTTCAACCTGCACAGTGACAAGTCCCGGCCTGGCCAATACATCCGCTCTGTGGACCCCGGCTCTCCCGCCTCTCACTCTGGCCTCCGGGCCCAGGACCGGCTTGTTGAG GTGAATGGTCAGAATGTGGAGGGGCTGCGCCATGCAGAGGTTGTCGCCAGAATCAAGGCGCAGGAGGACGAGGCCCGGTTGCTGGTAGTTGATCCCGAGACTGATGAATACTTCAAGCGGTTGCGGGTCGTACCCACCGAGGAACATGTAGAAG GTCCACTGCCATCACCAGTCACGAACGGGACCAGTCCTGCCCAG CTCAATGGCGGCTCCGTGTGCTCGTCCCGAAGCGACCTGCCAGGCTCAGAGAAGGACCACGAG GACGGTGCCTGGAAACGAGACCCCTTCCAGGAAAGTGGTCTCCATCTGAGCCCCACAGCAGCAGAGGCCAAGGAGAAGGCTCGGGCCACTCGGGTCAACAAGCGGGCACCACAGATGGACTGGAACCGGAAGCGAGAGATCTTCAGCAACTTCTGA
- the Nthl1 gene encoding endonuclease III-like protein 1 isoform X1, giving the protein MNSGVRMVTRSRSRATRIASEGCREELAPREAAAEGRESHRPVRHPRKTQKVHVAYEVANGEEGKDAEPLRVPVWEPQNWQQQLANIRIMRSKKDAPVDQLGAEQCYDASAPPKVRRYQVLLSLMLSSQTKDQVTAGAMQRLRARGLTVESILQTDDDTLGRLIYPVGFWRSKVKFIKQTSAILQQRYEGDIPASVAELVALPGVGPKMAHLAMAVAWGTVSGIAVDTHVHRITNRLRWTRKTTKTPEETRKNLEEWLPRVLWSEVNGLLVGFGQQICLPVHPRCQACLNKALCPAAQDL; this is encoded by the exons ATGAACTCCGGGGTGCGGATGGTGACTCGCAGTCGGAGCCGCGCGACTAGGATCGCGTCGGAAGGGTGTAGGGAGGAGCTCGCCCCGCGTGAGGCTGCTGCAG aaggaagagaaagccacAGGCCGGTGAGACATCCACGGAAGACACAGAAAGTACACGTGGCCTATGAGGTCGCTAACGGTGAGGAAGGAAAGGATGCTGAGCCCCTCAGAGTGCCAGTGTGGGAGCCCCAGAACTGGCAGCAGCAACTGGCCAACATCCGCATCATGAGAAGCAAGAAGGATGCACCTGTGGACCAGCTAGGCGCCGAGCAATGCTATGACGCCAGTGCCCCCCCAAAG GTGAGGAGGTACCAGGTACTCTTGTCGCTAATGCTCTCCAGCCAGACCAAAGACCAGGTTACAGCGGGCGCCATGCAGCGGCTACGGGCCCGGGGCTTGACTGTGGAAAGTATCCTGCAGACAGATGACGACACACTAGGCAGACTCATCTACCCTGTGGGCTTCTGGAGG AGCAAAGTAAAATTCATCAAGCAGACAAGCGCCATCCTGCAGCAGCGCTACGAAGGGGACATCCCTGCTTCTGTGGCCGAGCTGGTAGCCTTGCCAGGTGTTGGGCCCAAGATGGCACACTTGGCAATGGCTGTGGCCTGGGGGACCGTGTCAGGCATAG CAgtggacacacatgtgcacagaatCACCAACAGACTGAGGTGGACCCGGAAGACAACCAAGACCCCAGAGGAGACACGCAAGAACCTGGAAGAGTGGCTACCCAG GGTGCTGTGGAGCGAGGTCAACGGACTACTGGTAGGCTTCGGCCAACAGATTTGTCTTCCTGTCCATCCTCGATGCCAGGCCTGCCTCAACAAGGCCCTGTGCCCTGCTGCCCAGGACCTCTAG
- the Nthl1 gene encoding endonuclease III-like protein 1 isoform X2 produces MRSKKDAPVDQLGAEQCYDASAPPKVRRYQVLLSLMLSSQTKDQVTAGAMQRLRARGLTVESILQTDDDTLGRLIYPVGFWRSKVKFIKQTSAILQQRYEGDIPASVAELVALPGVGPKMAHLAMAVAWGTVSGIAVDTHVHRITNRLRWTRKTTKTPEETRKNLEEWLPRVLWSEVNGLLVGFGQQICLPVHPRCQACLNKALCPAAQDL; encoded by the exons ATGAGAAGCAAGAAGGATGCACCTGTGGACCAGCTAGGCGCCGAGCAATGCTATGACGCCAGTGCCCCCCCAAAG GTGAGGAGGTACCAGGTACTCTTGTCGCTAATGCTCTCCAGCCAGACCAAAGACCAGGTTACAGCGGGCGCCATGCAGCGGCTACGGGCCCGGGGCTTGACTGTGGAAAGTATCCTGCAGACAGATGACGACACACTAGGCAGACTCATCTACCCTGTGGGCTTCTGGAGG AGCAAAGTAAAATTCATCAAGCAGACAAGCGCCATCCTGCAGCAGCGCTACGAAGGGGACATCCCTGCTTCTGTGGCCGAGCTGGTAGCCTTGCCAGGTGTTGGGCCCAAGATGGCACACTTGGCAATGGCTGTGGCCTGGGGGACCGTGTCAGGCATAG CAgtggacacacatgtgcacagaatCACCAACAGACTGAGGTGGACCCGGAAGACAACCAAGACCCCAGAGGAGACACGCAAGAACCTGGAAGAGTGGCTACCCAG GGTGCTGTGGAGCGAGGTCAACGGACTACTGGTAGGCTTCGGCCAACAGATTTGTCTTCCTGTCCATCCTCGATGCCAGGCCTGCCTCAACAAGGCCCTGTGCCCTGCTGCCCAGGACCTCTAG